A window of the Terriglobales bacterium genome harbors these coding sequences:
- a CDS encoding ferric reductase-like transmembrane domain-containing protein, whose product MSILDACAYLGLAAVGTATVNMLLGLLIALRYSPLRLWPHRHINIFRLHNWTAYLVLLLIVLHPAVLLLKGSAHFGFVDVLFPIRSPVQPTLNTVGAAAWYVLLMVILTSIFRLRMARPLWRKLHYLVFPAFVLMFIHSMFTDTALSTSKVDLLDGGKLFVEACCGISLAAWTMRIRLRGRGFRPHL is encoded by the coding sequence ATGTCCATTCTCGACGCCTGTGCCTACCTTGGGCTCGCCGCCGTCGGCACAGCTACGGTCAACATGCTCTTGGGGCTATTGATCGCGTTGCGCTACAGTCCTTTGCGGTTATGGCCGCATCGCCATATCAATATTTTCCGTCTTCACAATTGGACCGCATACTTGGTTCTGCTGCTGATCGTTCTGCATCCCGCCGTGCTGTTGCTTAAAGGCTCCGCTCATTTCGGTTTCGTGGATGTGCTGTTTCCGATCCGCTCTCCCGTGCAACCAACGCTCAATACTGTGGGAGCGGCCGCGTGGTATGTGCTGTTGATGGTTATCCTCACATCCATTTTTCGATTGCGCATGGCTCGCCCGTTATGGAGAAAGCTGCATTACCTGGTGTTTCCCGCGTTCGTTCTGATGTTTATTCACAGCATGTTTACGGATACTGCACTTTCGACCAGCAAGGTTGACCTGTTGGATGGTGGCAAGCTGTTTGTCGAGGCTTGCTGCGGGATCTCGCTGGCTGCCTGGACCATGCGCATTCGCCTGCGTGGCCGCGGCTTCAGGCCGCATTTATAG